A single region of the Solwaraspora sp. WMMD791 genome encodes:
- a CDS encoding NADH-quinone oxidoreductase subunit J: MTELVAEVSTGEAVTFWILAPLALLGAIGMVWARNAVHSALWLVLTMLCLGVFYVVQGGPFIGLVQIIVYTGAIMMLFLFVLMLVGRDASDSLIETLRGQRIAAVVLGVGFAALVGTGLYRGLGGVQAAGLEQANADGNVQGIAALLFTRYLVAFEVTAALLTTAAIGALILAHIEKRKEQRRGQPEMMRQRFAPGNYPGPKPGPGVYATSTSVATPGRLPDGTLTERSIPAILPTRELSPSEAAPKGTDK, translated from the coding sequence ATGACCGAGCTCGTAGCGGAGGTCTCCACCGGAGAGGCGGTGACCTTCTGGATCCTGGCCCCGCTCGCGCTGCTCGGCGCGATCGGCATGGTGTGGGCCCGCAACGCGGTGCACTCCGCGCTCTGGCTGGTCCTGACCATGCTCTGCCTCGGCGTCTTCTACGTCGTGCAGGGCGGGCCGTTCATCGGCCTGGTGCAGATCATCGTCTACACCGGCGCCATCATGATGCTGTTCCTGTTCGTGCTGATGCTGGTCGGCCGGGACGCCTCCGACTCGCTGATCGAGACCCTGCGCGGTCAGCGGATCGCCGCCGTCGTGCTCGGCGTCGGCTTCGCCGCGCTGGTCGGTACCGGGCTGTACCGGGGCCTCGGCGGGGTGCAGGCGGCCGGGCTGGAGCAGGCCAACGCGGACGGCAACGTCCAGGGCATCGCCGCCCTGCTGTTCACCCGCTACCTGGTCGCCTTCGAGGTGACCGCCGCCCTGCTGACCACCGCCGCGATCGGCGCCCTGATCCTGGCGCACATCGAGAAGCGCAAGGAACAGCGGCGCGGCCAGCCGGAGATGATGCGGCAACGGTTCGCGCCCGGCAACTACCCGGGCCCGAAGCCGGGGCCGGGTGTCTACGCCACCTCCACCTCGGTCGCCACGCCGGGCCGGCTGCCCGACGGCACGCTCACCGAGCGGAGCATCCCGGCGATCCTGCCGACGCGTGAGCTCTCGCCGAGCGAGGCCGCCCCGAAGGGGACTGACAAATGA
- the nuoH gene encoding NADH-quinone oxidoreductase subunit NuoH: protein MNGLAQDPTLSDFGQDPWWLILIKVLFAFVFGLVGTLLGVWFERRVVGRMQVRPGPNQAGPFGLLQTLADGLKMAFKEDILPKASDKVVYFFAPTISVICAVTALSVIPFGPMVSIFGTRTPLQVTDVPVAVLVLLACSSMGVYGLVLGGWASGSTYPLLGGLRSTAQVISYEIALGLSVVGVFMTAGTMSTSGIVAAQSGGDRVTSIAGFDLYAPGWYAILLLPSFIIFFIAAVAETNRAPFDLPEAESELVAGYMTEYSSLKFALFMLSEYVAMVTMSAVTVTLFLGGWRAPWPISIWDGANSGWWPMLWFMGKVIALVFVFVWLRGTLPRLRYDQFMRFGWKVLLPINLLWILALGGIRVTSGWERNDRLVAIGIPVAILLAVVIFWPSRRQQPTPTLQEQVDTRPPGSFPLPPMDLQVPPSPRAKRAVAEREPAQVGPATDDKEV, encoded by the coding sequence GTGAACGGACTTGCACAGGATCCCACCCTGTCCGACTTCGGGCAGGATCCGTGGTGGCTGATCCTGATCAAGGTGCTCTTCGCCTTCGTGTTCGGCCTGGTCGGCACGCTGCTCGGGGTCTGGTTCGAGCGGCGGGTCGTCGGCCGGATGCAGGTGCGGCCCGGCCCGAACCAGGCCGGCCCGTTCGGTCTGCTGCAGACCCTGGCGGACGGCCTGAAGATGGCCTTCAAGGAGGACATCCTGCCGAAGGCCTCCGACAAGGTGGTCTACTTCTTCGCCCCGACGATCTCGGTGATCTGCGCGGTGACCGCGCTGTCGGTGATCCCGTTCGGACCGATGGTGAGCATCTTCGGCACCCGGACTCCGCTGCAGGTCACCGACGTGCCGGTGGCGGTGCTGGTGCTGCTGGCCTGCTCGTCGATGGGCGTGTACGGCCTGGTGCTCGGCGGCTGGGCGTCCGGGTCGACGTACCCGCTGCTCGGCGGCCTGCGCTCGACGGCGCAGGTGATCTCCTACGAGATCGCGCTCGGGCTGTCGGTGGTCGGCGTCTTCATGACCGCCGGCACGATGTCGACCAGCGGCATCGTCGCCGCCCAGTCGGGCGGTGACCGGGTAACCTCGATCGCTGGCTTCGACCTGTACGCGCCGGGCTGGTACGCGATCCTGCTGCTGCCCAGCTTCATCATCTTCTTCATCGCGGCGGTGGCCGAGACCAACCGGGCACCGTTCGACCTGCCCGAGGCCGAGTCCGAGCTGGTCGCCGGCTACATGACCGAGTACAGCTCGCTGAAGTTCGCACTGTTCATGCTCTCCGAGTACGTCGCCATGGTGACCATGTCGGCGGTGACGGTGACGCTGTTCCTCGGCGGCTGGCGGGCACCCTGGCCGATCAGCATCTGGGACGGGGCCAACTCCGGCTGGTGGCCGATGCTCTGGTTCATGGGCAAGGTCATCGCGCTGGTGTTCGTCTTCGTCTGGCTGCGCGGCACCCTGCCCCGGCTGCGCTACGACCAGTTCATGCGGTTCGGCTGGAAGGTGCTGCTGCCGATCAACCTGCTCTGGATCCTGGCGCTCGGCGGCATCCGGGTGACCAGCGGCTGGGAGCGCAACGACCGGCTGGTCGCGATCGGTATCCCGGTCGCGATCCTGCTGGCCGTGGTGATCTTCTGGCCGAGCCGCAGGCAACAGCCGACGCCGACCCTGCAGGAGCAGGTCGACACCCGTCCGCCGGGCAGCTTCCCGCTGCCCCCGATGGACCTGCAGGTCCCGCCCAGCCCGCGGGCCAAGCGGGCGGTAGCCGAACGGGAACCGGCCCAGGTCGGTCCCGCCACCGACGACAAGGAGGTGTGA
- the nuoI gene encoding NADH-quinone oxidoreductase subunit NuoI, which yields MGAITGTFKGFGVTFSHMFRKVVTTDYPFKPPVSAPRYHGRHILNRHPDGLEKCIGCELCAWACPADAIYVEGGDNTEEQRFSPGERYASTYQINYARCIFCGLCIEACPTRSLTMSNEYELARDSRQDLIFTKEQLLAPLLPGMEQPPHPMRLGDSEKDYYVGALTNPGTSAGAERAPWSEQGTQDGSGTTTGEGKP from the coding sequence GTGGGCGCGATCACGGGAACGTTCAAGGGGTTCGGGGTCACCTTCTCCCACATGTTCCGCAAGGTGGTCACCACCGACTACCCGTTCAAGCCACCGGTGTCCGCGCCGCGTTACCACGGCCGGCACATCCTCAACCGGCACCCGGACGGGCTGGAGAAGTGCATCGGCTGTGAGCTGTGCGCCTGGGCCTGCCCGGCAGACGCGATCTACGTCGAGGGCGGCGACAACACCGAGGAGCAGCGGTTCTCCCCGGGCGAGCGGTACGCCAGCACGTACCAGATCAACTATGCCCGGTGCATTTTCTGTGGCCTGTGCATCGAGGCCTGCCCGACCCGCTCGTTGACCATGAGCAACGAGTACGAGCTGGCCCGCGACTCCCGGCAGGACCTGATCTTCACCAAGGAGCAGCTGCTGGCGCCGCTGCTGCCGGGCATGGAGCAGCCGCCGCACCCGATGCGGCTGGGCGACAGCGAGAAGGACTACTACGTCGGGGCGCTGACCAACCCCGGTACGTCGGCCGGTGCGGAACGGGCGCCCTGGTCGGAGCAGGGCACCCAGGACGGCTCGGGGACGACGACGGGAGAGGGCAAGCCATGA